Proteins from a genomic interval of Methanoplanus endosymbiosus:
- the acs gene encoding acetate--CoA ligase, with amino-acid sequence MSDNFDVKLEKKSYLPEYSYRDNSWIGEYEPAYQRFLDDPERFWSEIAHELEWMQPWDNVMEWEHPYAKWFTNAKLNITCNCLDRHVNGDKRNKVALMWRGEDELHERVLTYRQLHAQVMRFANALKGLGVKKGDAVCLYMPFVPEHVVAILACARIGAVHSIVYGGFGADALNSRIRDANAKVVITADVSYRRGKTIMLKSIVDEAVTHAPCVEKVVVLKRTDLNIELMPEKEVDFYEIMASADPVCEPEVMDAEDPLFILYTSGTTGKPKGIVHTCGGYMVGTYYTTKYVFDMKDSDVHWCTADPGWITGHSYIVYGPLSTGATVLISETVPDYPDPGIWWKTIEDIGVTIFYTAPTSIRMFMKYGEEWPEKYNLDSLRILGSVGEPLNPEAFEWYYRKIGKAKCPIIDTWWQTETGMHMLATLVGDKMKPGFTGKPIPGVIADVVDKDGNPCAPGIGGLLVIKAPWPSMMRTIHNDDERYRQYWNTVGNYYTAGDLAVKDEDGYIMVIGRSDDVIIVAGHNLGTAEVESALVSQEAVAEAAVIGKPDPVKGQSVKAFVTLCVGYKPSDALKNDLIYNVRMSLGPIAMPSEIEFVDSLPKTRSGKIMRRVLKAKEMGLDPGDISTLED; translated from the coding sequence ATGAGTGATAATTTCGATGTGAAACTTGAGAAAAAGTCATACCTTCCGGAATACTCCTATCGCGACAATTCCTGGATTGGTGAGTATGAACCAGCCTACCAGAGATTTCTGGACGATCCGGAACGCTTCTGGAGTGAGATTGCGCATGAACTGGAATGGATGCAGCCATGGGATAACGTCATGGAGTGGGAGCACCCATATGCAAAGTGGTTCACCAATGCAAAGCTCAACATCACCTGCAACTGTCTGGACAGGCACGTAAACGGCGATAAGAGGAACAAAGTTGCCCTCATGTGGCGTGGAGAGGATGAACTGCATGAGCGGGTTTTAACCTACCGGCAGCTCCATGCACAGGTAATGCGGTTTGCAAATGCACTTAAGGGACTCGGAGTTAAGAAAGGAGATGCAGTCTGCCTGTATATGCCGTTTGTTCCTGAGCATGTCGTTGCAATACTGGCCTGTGCACGAATCGGAGCTGTACACAGCATTGTTTACGGCGGGTTTGGTGCAGATGCCCTTAACAGCCGGATACGTGATGCCAATGCAAAGGTTGTTATAACGGCAGATGTCAGCTACCGGCGTGGCAAGACGATAATGTTAAAGTCAATCGTTGATGAGGCCGTCACACATGCACCATGTGTTGAAAAGGTGGTAGTCCTGAAGAGAACAGACCTCAATATCGAGCTTATGCCTGAGAAGGAGGTTGATTTCTACGAGATAATGGCCAGTGCCGATCCCGTATGTGAGCCGGAAGTGATGGATGCCGAAGATCCACTATTCATCCTTTATACAAGCGGAACAACAGGCAAGCCGAAAGGGATTGTGCATACCTGTGGCGGTTATATGGTCGGAACATATTATACAACAAAGTATGTCTTTGATATGAAGGATTCCGATGTCCACTGGTGCACTGCTGATCCCGGCTGGATCACAGGGCACAGCTATATCGTGTACGGCCCTCTCTCCACCGGAGCAACGGTTTTAATCTCAGAGACCGTTCCTGATTATCCTGATCCAGGCATATGGTGGAAGACGATTGAGGACATCGGAGTTACGATCTTCTATACAGCACCAACATCCATCAGGATGTTTATGAAGTATGGTGAGGAATGGCCGGAGAAGTATAATCTGGATTCACTCAGGATACTTGGATCTGTTGGTGAACCGCTGAATCCGGAAGCGTTTGAGTGGTATTACCGAAAAATCGGCAAGGCAAAATGCCCGATAATAGATACCTGGTGGCAGACTGAGACGGGCATGCACATGCTGGCCACCCTTGTCGGGGATAAGATGAAACCCGGATTTACAGGCAAACCGATTCCGGGCGTTATAGCCGATGTTGTGGATAAGGACGGCAATCCCTGTGCACCGGGAATAGGTGGCCTTCTGGTGATAAAAGCCCCCTGGCCATCTATGATGAGGACAATTCACAATGACGATGAGAGGTACAGGCAGTACTGGAATACAGTAGGTAATTACTATACTGCCGGAGATCTGGCTGTTAAGGATGAAGACGGGTACATCATGGTCATAGGACGATCGGATGATGTGATAATCGTTGCCGGCCATAATCTCGGAACTGCCGAGGTTGAGAGTGCACTTGTCTCACAGGAGGCTGTTGCTGAAGCGGCAGTCATCGGAAAGCCCGATCCTGTTAAGGGCCAGTCAGTAAAGGCATTCGTCACCCTCTGCGTTGGATATAAACCAAGCGATGCACTTAAGAATGATCTGATATACAATGTCAGGATGAGCCTTGGCCCGATTGCAATGCCTTCGGAGATTGAATTTGTCGATTCACTGCCAAAGACGAGAAGCGGGAAGATAATGAGGCGTGTATTAAAAGCTAAGGAGATGGGTCTTGATCCGGGAGACATCTCAACACTTGAGGATTAA
- a CDS encoding PAS domain S-box protein, with amino-acid sequence MAGEFQETIDIKELLRKYPKGLNISEISSALHMHRNTSAKYLDMLKLKGDIDRKQSGPSKNYYLIQRMPISALIRYTPFPAIILSSKKEILMVNREALNLLKCPLDVLYGEKIRDLPYSLFKESIIEDLCHNAVQGQSEIIERETHILGKKLHLRLHFIPVVFDTGRDGCAVVIYDSTENIENLEKLKICRKQYEAVTSDQTEFIVHISTEMIIIFVNEAYCRYIGRSFERITGLRFIPMFQADERERVQSIISSLNPGNHSGNLDLKSVRKDGGIGYENWTFRAIFKDNGDISGYHAIGRNITELKISESRLRQYYDNLEKLIQERTNELQGANRRLLGVISEKEDLEQELLFTQFAFDHASDSIILFDEDGKVYKANRTAGELLGYSDVEMKSISVFDINPSISKEEWLHMWGEAHPGKKERIISIHAKQNGEIFDVDVSRNFVQYSERMYFCSVAREI; translated from the coding sequence ATGGCAGGTGAATTTCAGGAAACAATTGATATAAAGGAGCTTCTCAGAAAATATCCCAAAGGGCTGAATATATCTGAGATATCCAGTGCACTGCATATGCACAGAAATACCAGTGCAAAATACCTTGATATGTTAAAGCTCAAAGGTGACATTGACAGAAAACAGAGCGGACCTTCAAAGAACTATTACCTGATACAGAGGATGCCAATTTCAGCCCTTATCAGATATACTCCATTTCCGGCAATAATACTCAGTTCAAAAAAGGAGATATTAATGGTGAACAGAGAAGCTCTTAATCTCCTGAAATGCCCGCTTGATGTCTTATATGGTGAAAAAATTCGGGATCTTCCATATTCACTCTTCAAAGAGAGCATAATTGAAGATCTATGTCACAATGCAGTACAGGGGCAGTCTGAGATTATTGAGAGGGAGACCCACATCCTTGGTAAAAAACTTCATCTACGCCTGCATTTTATACCAGTAGTCTTTGATACCGGACGTGACGGCTGTGCGGTTGTGATATATGACAGTACAGAAAATATCGAAAACCTTGAAAAACTTAAGATATGCCGGAAACAGTACGAGGCAGTCACAAGTGACCAGACAGAATTTATCGTGCATATCAGCACTGAAATGATCATTATTTTTGTAAATGAGGCATACTGCCGGTATATCGGCAGAAGTTTTGAGAGAATAACCGGTCTTCGTTTTATTCCGATGTTTCAGGCGGATGAGAGGGAGAGAGTGCAGAGTATCATCTCATCACTAAACCCGGGGAATCATTCCGGAAACCTTGATCTTAAATCTGTCAGAAAGGATGGTGGCATAGGGTATGAAAACTGGACGTTCAGGGCTATATTTAAGGATAATGGTGATATTTCCGGTTACCACGCAATCGGCAGGAATATCACCGAACTTAAAATTAGTGAAAGCCGCCTTAGGCAGTATTATGACAACCTTGAAAAGTTGATCCAGGAGAGAACAAATGAACTTCAGGGGGCAAACAGGAGGCTTCTTGGCGTAATCTCTGAAAAAGAAGATCTTGAACAGGAGCTTTTATTTACACAGTTTGCATTTGACCATGCTTCAGATTCAATAATTCTCTTTGATGAGGACGGAAAAGTGTATAAGGCCAACAGGACAGCCGGAGAACTTCTTGGATATTCGGATGTGGAGATGAAGTCCATATCCGTATTTGATATAAATCCTTCAATCTCGAAGGAAGAATGGCTGCATATGTGGGGGGAAGCACATCCCGGAAAGAAGGAGAGGATAATTTCAATACATGCAAAACAGAACGGAGAAATTTTTGATGTTGATGTCTCACGGAATTTTGTTCAGTACTCTGAGAGGATGTACTTCTGCTCGGTTGCAAGGGAGATCTAA
- a CDS encoding sensor histidine kinase, with amino-acid sequence MNDDDYPDKDGFLFYNLDISSNAAIFGKAIDLIPNPVFMKDIKGRYTGANREFYRYLGKVPDEIIGKTVFDIAPKELAEVYHRKDRELFDSTGIQRYGGDVRYNDGTVHNVIFNKATFNDENGDVAGIVGVMIDITELEDTKKSLERSERYYRKIFNSANDAFFVHYFNEDGLPGRFIDVNDSACSMLGYSREELLELSVPDLMPEDLYPIIPGVISDLKRDSSVKFVSAFISREGTRIPVEVSSRIFLKNSRKVILSVARDITERKRVEDEIRQSEEKYRTLFESASDAIFILDNDGNFLEANHVACERLGYSREELLGMNKADIDDPALKGEVPARMYELDNKGSVIFETGHLTKSGVIIPVEVHGTVIDYMGSPAVLSIARDISERLKLEEKLRYSEELYRTMFENTGTAMLLIDEDMTIQLANSEIEKISGYKKEDAEGKLKWTEFISSADTERMVNYHTLRRRDPGSAPKNYEATFVRRDGEKVYTTLNISLIPGTEKSIASIQDITDQKLTNLALKENEERLRITIEAANIGTWDWDVASGKVILNDLWYRMLGYKEGDLRPEYSEILRHIHPDDTERVNLAVKECIDGKKLTLNFESRVLSKDKQWIWIMSSGEVVEYDRQNKPLRIAGINQDITEIKRFQNAITETNRKLSILSGITRHDILNQIQAMMYYSYKLMQRGENSPEITEIASKINGITEIIKRQIEFTRDYEGLGIKEPAWQQVGIVADSAASRIDADRINISVSVGSLNVYADLMLGKVFYNIFSNSVNHGRDVTSVKIYFEERGNCGMIIIEDDGTGIPDEKKEKIFEKGFGTNTGLGLFLSKEILAITGMSIVENGEFGKGARFQITIPHQNYQI; translated from the coding sequence ATGAATGATGATGATTATCCGGATAAGGATGGGTTCTTATTTTATAACTTGGATATCAGCAGTAATGCAGCTATTTTTGGTAAGGCAATTGATCTAATACCAAACCCTGTCTTTATGAAGGACATTAAAGGGAGATATACCGGAGCAAACCGTGAATTTTATAGATATCTGGGCAAAGTTCCGGATGAGATAATTGGTAAAACTGTCTTTGATATAGCACCAAAAGAACTTGCGGAAGTCTATCACAGAAAAGACAGGGAGTTATTTGACAGTACGGGCATTCAGCGGTATGGGGGAGATGTCAGGTACAATGACGGAACTGTTCACAATGTAATATTCAACAAAGCTACTTTTAATGATGAAAACGGCGATGTGGCGGGGATTGTCGGTGTGATGATTGATATCACAGAACTTGAAGATACAAAAAAATCCCTTGAAAGAAGCGAAAGATATTACAGGAAAATTTTTAATTCTGCAAATGATGCTTTCTTTGTTCATTATTTCAATGAAGACGGGCTGCCTGGCAGATTTATAGATGTCAATGATTCTGCATGCAGTATGCTTGGTTATAGCAGAGAGGAGCTTCTTGAATTGTCTGTCCCTGATCTTATGCCGGAGGATCTTTACCCAATAATTCCGGGTGTCATCAGTGACCTGAAACGTGATTCAAGTGTAAAATTTGTGAGTGCTTTTATTAGCAGGGAGGGCACGAGAATTCCCGTTGAGGTAAGTTCAAGGATATTCCTGAAGAATAGCAGAAAAGTTATACTGTCAGTTGCACGTGATATAACAGAGAGAAAGAGGGTTGAAGATGAGATCCGGCAGTCTGAGGAGAAGTACAGGACACTCTTTGAATCTGCAAGTGATGCAATATTCATCCTTGATAATGATGGCAATTTCCTTGAGGCAAACCACGTTGCATGTGAGCGGCTGGGATATTCAAGGGAAGAATTACTCGGAATGAATAAAGCAGATATTGATGATCCTGCTCTTAAAGGTGAAGTGCCTGCAAGAATGTATGAACTTGACAACAAAGGAAGTGTTATCTTTGAAACCGGACATCTGACTAAATCCGGAGTTATTATTCCTGTTGAGGTTCATGGGACAGTAATTGATTATATGGGCAGTCCTGCTGTTCTTTCGATTGCAAGGGATATATCGGAGAGGCTGAAACTTGAAGAGAAGCTCAGATATTCTGAGGAGCTTTACCGGACCATGTTTGAAAATACCGGCACTGCAATGCTCCTTATTGATGAAGACATGACAATTCAGCTTGCAAATTCTGAGATTGAGAAGATTTCCGGTTATAAAAAGGAGGATGCTGAAGGTAAGCTTAAATGGACTGAATTTATCTCCTCTGCTGATACTGAGAGAATGGTCAACTACCATACCCTGAGGAGGAGAGATCCTGGTTCAGCACCTAAAAATTATGAAGCTACATTTGTACGAAGGGATGGGGAGAAGGTCTATACAACCCTTAACATATCTCTGATTCCGGGCACAGAGAAGAGCATTGCATCAATACAGGACATTACTGATCAGAAACTGACCAATCTTGCATTAAAGGAGAATGAGGAGAGACTCAGGATTACAATTGAAGCGGCTAATATAGGCACATGGGACTGGGATGTCGCATCCGGAAAGGTGATACTGAATGATCTCTGGTACAGGATGCTCGGTTATAAGGAAGGTGATTTAAGGCCGGAATATAGTGAAATACTGAGACACATCCACCCTGACGATACTGAAAGAGTTAATCTGGCTGTTAAAGAATGCATTGACGGGAAAAAACTGACGCTTAATTTTGAATCCAGAGTTTTATCGAAGGATAAACAGTGGATCTGGATTATGTCATCCGGAGAGGTTGTGGAGTATGACAGGCAGAATAAACCTTTGAGGATAGCCGGAATTAATCAGGATATAACTGAGATTAAGCGTTTTCAGAATGCTATTACCGAGACTAACAGGAAGCTGAGTATCCTTTCCGGAATTACAAGGCATGATATCCTGAATCAGATTCAGGCGATGATGTATTACTCATATAAGCTCATGCAGAGGGGAGAAAATTCTCCGGAGATAACAGAAATTGCCAGTAAAATAAATGGCATAACAGAAATTATAAAGAGGCAGATCGAGTTTACAAGGGATTATGAGGGACTCGGCATAAAAGAGCCGGCATGGCAGCAGGTTGGAATTGTGGCAGATTCAGCTGCTTCAAGGATTGATGCTGACAGGATCAATATATCTGTTTCTGTCGGAAGTCTGAATGTTTATGCTGATCTCATGCTTGGTAAGGTCTTTTACAATATCTTCAGCAATTCAGTGAATCATGGAAGAGATGTTACTTCGGTGAAAATATATTTTGAAGAGAGAGGCAATTGTGGTATGATAATTATTGAGGATGACGGCACAGGAATTCCGGATGAAAAGAAAGAGAAGATATTTGAGAAAGGTTTTGGGACAAATACCGGACTGGGGCTCTTTCTGTCAAAGGAAATTCTGGCAATAACCGGAATGAGTATAGTGGAAAATGGTGAATTCGGGAAAGGGGCAAGGTTTCAGATAACCATACCCCATCAGAATTATCAAATATAA
- a CDS encoding aldehyde ferredoxin oxidoreductase family protein: MGMYGWAGRILRVDLTRSEISIIPTDESVVKQFLGGRGLNSWTLFNEITPGIDPLGPENVICFSPGIFTGTKLRLTGRISVSTLSPLSGILGDGSGGGAFASEVKAAGYDQIVITGKADRPVYLRISDNDVEILDAGDLTGLSTWEKTDIIRENEGKRVSVVCIGLAGENLVRFATVIIDRYSSTTRGSGAVMGSKNLMAVAVSGTGKIPVADPLLFKKLSDEDKEYFRNNSFFNEQVKVYGSHFGIVNWHPGVRNSSYYLTPEEVPESIRPEKLKSYETGRTACKTCTVGCKNVFEIPSGKYAGEKGEGLEFEAVYCLGTNCGIFDPVAILEMENLCDKYGMCVVGLGNAIAFAKDLFSRGIISEEDTGLSLSWEDSGSQTELIHRTALREGFGNTVAEGMYSMAKILGRNSMDYCYHVKGLCRGVYPPGVFSLAHATSTRGADHLRGRSWALDENEPEFFRELVNNGFMPKDPAGALTVAEKAATFADCTGRCKGSVNSWSFAVPLVFKSPLFKGSAELLSAATGLYFSEREVTDALEKIYLTEMAFNARQGVKRGDDRLVQHPWVRDSKTGREEIRIHDEMLDRYYTEHGCDLKTGIPTGKRLLELGAASVADELERGMPYPDWDGPVLWERSSYPSGGKRM; encoded by the coding sequence ATGGGAATGTACGGCTGGGCCGGCAGAATACTGAGGGTTGATCTTACCCGGAGTGAGATATCAATAATTCCGACAGATGAGAGTGTTGTTAAACAGTTTCTTGGAGGAAGAGGGCTTAATTCATGGACCCTATTTAATGAGATAACGCCTGGCATTGATCCTTTAGGGCCGGAGAATGTCATCTGCTTCTCGCCCGGAATTTTTACCGGCACAAAACTCCGGCTTACAGGCAGAATTTCGGTGAGCACACTCTCTCCTCTGTCAGGAATTCTTGGTGACGGGAGCGGCGGCGGTGCTTTTGCCTCAGAGGTAAAGGCAGCCGGTTATGACCAGATTGTTATAACCGGAAAGGCTGACAGACCTGTATATCTCCGTATCAGTGATAATGATGTGGAGATCCTTGATGCAGGGGACCTGACTGGTCTTTCGACCTGGGAAAAGACGGATATTATACGGGAAAATGAGGGTAAAAGAGTCAGTGTTGTATGCATCGGGCTGGCAGGTGAGAACCTTGTTCGTTTTGCAACTGTAATTATTGACAGGTACAGTTCCACCACAAGGGGAAGCGGTGCTGTTATGGGGTCAAAGAACCTGATGGCAGTAGCAGTCTCAGGTACAGGCAAAATTCCGGTTGCAGACCCTCTTCTCTTCAAGAAACTCTCAGATGAGGATAAGGAATATTTCAGAAATAATTCCTTTTTCAATGAGCAGGTAAAGGTTTACGGCTCACATTTCGGGATTGTAAACTGGCATCCGGGAGTCAGGAACAGCAGTTATTATCTCACACCGGAAGAAGTGCCGGAGAGTATCCGGCCTGAAAAACTTAAAAGTTACGAGACCGGACGGACTGCATGTAAAACCTGTACAGTGGGCTGCAAGAATGTCTTTGAAATCCCGTCCGGAAAATATGCCGGTGAGAAAGGGGAGGGTCTTGAATTTGAGGCGGTGTACTGTCTTGGGACAAACTGCGGGATATTTGATCCGGTTGCGATTCTTGAGATGGAAAATCTCTGTGACAAATACGGCATGTGTGTGGTAGGTCTTGGTAATGCAATCGCCTTTGCAAAGGATCTCTTCAGCAGGGGGATTATATCTGAAGAGGACACAGGACTTTCTCTTTCATGGGAGGATTCCGGCTCACAGACTGAACTGATACACAGAACTGCTCTAAGGGAAGGATTTGGGAATACTGTTGCTGAAGGGATGTACAGCATGGCAAAGATTCTCGGCCGGAATTCAATGGATTACTGTTATCATGTAAAAGGGCTTTGCAGAGGGGTATATCCGCCGGGTGTATTCAGCCTTGCCCACGCAACATCCACAAGGGGTGCAGATCATCTCAGAGGGAGAAGCTGGGCACTTGATGAGAACGAGCCGGAATTTTTTAGAGAACTTGTGAATAATGGTTTTATGCCTAAAGATCCGGCGGGTGCCCTCACTGTAGCAGAGAAGGCAGCCACTTTTGCGGACTGCACAGGTAGGTGCAAAGGGTCAGTTAACAGCTGGAGCTTCGCAGTGCCGCTTGTGTTTAAATCCCCGCTCTTTAAAGGGTCAGCAGAACTGCTTTCTGCTGCAACCGGGCTTTATTTTTCCGAGAGAGAAGTAACAGATGCCCTTGAAAAAATTTATCTGACTGAGATGGCATTCAATGCCAGACAGGGAGTTAAGAGGGGAGATGACAGGCTTGTTCAGCATCCGTGGGTTAGGGATTCAAAAACCGGCAGAGAGGAGATAAGGATTCATGATGAGATGCTTGACAGGTATTATACAGAACATGGTTGTGACCTTAAAACCGGAATTCCGACAGGAAAAAGGCTTTTAGAGCTTGGGGCTGCATCTGTCGCAGATGAACTTGAAAGAGGTATGCCATATCCGGACTGGGACGGGCCTGTGCTGTGGGAGAGAAGCAGTTATCCTTCCGGTGGCAAACGCATGTAA
- a CDS encoding glycoside hydrolase family 3 protein, which translates to MNICNCQIILIITLTVLIAVLSAGCTASETRQEFKEAIINYSDNLPVTDDKTENNIHKTKSSGATIEEKIGQMLMIGFRGYTADNDSQIADDIRKGRIGGVILFDQDVALGTDERNIRSPEQVRTLNSQFQGYAEEIPLFIAVDQEGGKICRLKEKYGFPATVSAEYLGTENNETLTRNAGKNLAGMLKKNGFNMNFAPVVDLNVNHNSPAIGRLNRSFSADPEVVTDNAGWIIEEHRKSGIITAIKHFPGHGSAMADSHLGFTDVTGTWSEEELIPYQNLIEEDLPDMIMTAHIYNRNLDPDYPATLSEKTVSGILRNKLGYEGVIITDAMDMGAITDSYGLRDALKLSINAGCDIFLFANNIVYDENIAEKSVSIVKELVEESEIPEERINESYDRIIGLKRKYLPGNYTNV; encoded by the coding sequence ATGAACATTTGCAATTGTCAGATTATCCTGATAATAACCCTTACAGTTCTCATTGCAGTTCTCTCTGCCGGATGCACAGCATCTGAGACCCGGCAGGAATTCAAAGAGGCAATAATTAATTATTCAGATAATCTGCCGGTTACTGATGATAAAACAGAAAATAATATCCATAAAACTAAATCTTCAGGTGCAACCATTGAAGAGAAGATCGGCCAGATGCTCATGATCGGATTTCGCGGCTACACAGCAGACAATGATTCACAAATAGCAGATGACATAAGAAAAGGCAGAATCGGTGGCGTAATCCTCTTTGATCAGGATGTCGCACTTGGCACAGATGAGAGAAATATCAGATCACCTGAGCAGGTACGAACACTTAATAGTCAGTTTCAGGGCTATGCAGAAGAGATACCCCTCTTCATCGCAGTGGATCAGGAGGGTGGCAAAATCTGCCGTTTAAAAGAGAAATACGGATTTCCGGCAACCGTCTCAGCAGAATACCTCGGTACTGAAAATAACGAAACCCTGACGAGAAATGCCGGAAAAAATCTCGCCGGAATGCTAAAGAAGAACGGATTTAACATGAACTTTGCACCTGTCGTGGATCTCAATGTGAATCACAATTCCCCTGCAATCGGAAGGCTGAACAGGAGTTTTTCAGCAGATCCAGAGGTAGTCACAGATAATGCAGGCTGGATAATCGAAGAGCACAGAAAATCAGGCATAATTACGGCGATAAAACATTTCCCCGGACATGGCAGTGCAATGGCAGATTCACATCTTGGATTTACTGATGTAACGGGCACATGGAGTGAAGAAGAGCTTATTCCCTATCAGAACCTGATCGAAGAAGACCTTCCGGATATGATAATGACTGCCCATATCTACAACAGAAATTTAGATCCCGACTACCCTGCAACCTTATCGGAGAAGACAGTTTCAGGCATTCTAAGGAATAAACTTGGATACGAAGGAGTAATAATCACAGATGCAATGGACATGGGTGCAATTACTGACAGTTACGGCTTAAGGGATGCCTTAAAACTATCAATAAATGCCGGATGTGACATATTCCTCTTTGCAAACAACATAGTCTATGATGAAAATATTGCGGAAAAATCTGTCAGCATTGTAAAGGAACTGGTAGAAGAGAGTGAAATTCCGGAGGAGAGAATTAATGAATCATATGACAGAATAATCGGCCTCAAGAGAAAATACCTCCCCGGAAATTACACAAATGTATGA
- a CDS encoding AAA family ATPase, with product MQLSEITISGYKSILNQNIRFGELNILIGANGSGKSNFIGVFGLIGEILNGNLQMTVAKGGGADKFLHYGKKHTDSIEISFTFGQNGYFLKLSPAAGDTLIFEHESSVFYGNGKDSFPYIDLSASGNKESELASYAKEHKVSEIVLNSLKNWKIYHFHDTGDTSPIKSTNKISDNLYFRKDGANLAAFLYFLMNIYPEHYYRIRDTVRLVTPFFDDFVLRPDNYNTETIKLEWHEKGSDFPFGANDFSDGTLRFICLTTLLQQPNLPEMIIIDEPELGLHPYAINVLASMIKSASKRTQLLISTQSVTLVNQFEPEVLLVVDRAEGDTRISRPDEDELTDWLDDYTLGELWEKNILGGRPTG from the coding sequence ATGCAGCTCAGTGAAATAACAATTTCCGGATATAAATCAATTTTAAATCAGAATATCCGATTTGGAGAACTGAATATACTTATCGGTGCAAACGGTTCCGGTAAATCCAATTTCATAGGAGTATTTGGTCTGATTGGTGAGATCCTGAACGGAAACCTTCAGATGACTGTGGCGAAAGGTGGCGGTGCTGACAAATTTCTTCATTATGGTAAAAAACATACAGATTCCATAGAGATATCCTTCACATTTGGGCAGAATGGATATTTTCTGAAACTGTCCCCCGCTGCCGGAGATACTCTCATATTTGAACATGAATCATCCGTTTTTTATGGAAATGGGAAAGACAGTTTTCCGTATATTGATCTATCTGCTTCCGGGAATAAAGAGAGTGAACTCGCATCATATGCAAAGGAGCATAAAGTATCAGAAATAGTGCTTAATTCTCTGAAAAACTGGAAGATATATCATTTTCATGACACAGGTGATACCTCCCCGATAAAATCCACGAATAAGATAAGTGACAACTTATACTTCAGGAAAGACGGTGCTAATCTTGCTGCATTTCTTTATTTTCTGATGAATATTTATCCGGAACATTATTACAGAATAAGAGATACGGTCAGGCTTGTAACTCCGTTCTTTGATGATTTTGTTCTCCGCCCGGATAATTACAATACGGAGACAATTAAACTTGAATGGCATGAAAAAGGGAGCGATTTTCCTTTCGGTGCAAATGATTTCTCAGACGGAACTCTGAGGTTTATCTGCCTTACAACTCTTCTTCAGCAGCCAAATCTGCCTGAGATGATTATAATTGACGAGCCTGAACTTGGTCTGCATCCGTATGCCATTAATGTACTCGCTTCAATGATAAAGAGTGCATCAAAGAGAACACAATTGCTTATCTCTACCCAGTCAGTGACTCTTGTCAATCAGTTTGAACCTGAAGTTCTGCTTGTAGTTGACAGGGCAGAAGGAGACACCCGGATAAGCAGGCCTGATGAAGATGAACTTACAGACTGGCTTGATGATTATACATTAGGCGAATTGTGGGAGAAGAATATTCTTGGCGGGAGACCAACCGGATGA
- a CDS encoding DUF4276 family protein, which yields MTDYIRLKIICEGQAEETFVSKVLYDKLALKGIYCIPFRLITSVKSKTYRGGIVSYAKAKKDILRALNEKEAYVTTMFDYYKLSKDFPGKDEASGINDPYGKVEVIENSMAEDIGNRRFIPYIQLHEFESLLFSDIDSIDRVMKLSYGTKINELRSVISACPNPEGINDGENTAPSKRLIRLYPSYQKITDGVLIADLVAAGKMRDKCRHFNGWLDKIENLSRI from the coding sequence ATGACAGATTATATCCGGCTGAAAATTATCTGTGAAGGTCAGGCTGAAGAGACTTTTGTATCAAAAGTCCTGTATGATAAGTTAGCCCTGAAAGGGATTTACTGCATACCATTCCGCCTGATAACTTCAGTAAAGTCAAAGACATACAGGGGTGGAATTGTCAGTTATGCAAAAGCAAAGAAGGATATTCTTCGCGCATTGAATGAGAAAGAGGCATATGTCACTACAATGTTTGATTATTATAAACTTTCAAAGGATTTTCCCGGAAAAGATGAGGCATCAGGTATAAATGATCCATATGGGAAAGTGGAAGTTATTGAAAATTCAATGGCAGAGGATATAGGTAACCGACGTTTTATCCCGTATATTCAGTTGCATGAGTTTGAATCACTATTATTCAGCGATATTGATTCAATAGACAGAGTTATGAAGCTCTCATACGGAACAAAAATAAATGAACTGAGATCAGTAATATCCGCATGTCCAAATCCTGAGGGAATAAATGATGGTGAAAATACAGCTCCCTCCAAAAGGCTTATCCGCCTGTACCCGTCCTATCAGAAGATCACAGACGGAGTGCTGATTGCAGATCTGGTTGCAGCCGGAAAAATGCGTGATAAGTGCCGGCATTTTAACGGGTGGCTGGATAAAATTGAAAATCTGAGCAGAATTTGA